In a single window of the Nocardiopsis composta genome:
- a CDS encoding DUF6167 family protein, whose protein sequence is MIRRLAYLVAGAALGGYVVHRLNRTARAWSPDGIAGRVEGRIADYRAALREFNEDVHAATEEREAELRRLYASPRKSHGRPALPPPGGPARPVIEPHGAHDAPEKKDGP, encoded by the coding sequence ATGATCCGCAGGCTCGCTTATCTTGTCGCAGGTGCGGCCCTCGGCGGGTATGTTGTCCACAGGCTCAACCGCACGGCCCGTGCGTGGAGCCCGGACGGCATCGCCGGCCGCGTCGAGGGGCGGATCGCCGACTACCGTGCAGCGCTGCGCGAGTTCAACGAGGACGTCCACGCCGCCACCGAGGAGCGGGAGGCCGAGCTGCGCCGCCTCTACGCCTCCCCCCGGAAGAGCCACGGCAGACCCGCGCTCCCACCCCCCGGAGGGCCGGCACGGCCGGTGATCGAACCGCACGGCGCCCACGATGCGCCCGAGAAGAAGGACGGCCCCTGA
- the alaS gene encoding alanine--tRNA ligase — translation METAEIARRFLAFFEKNGHTVVPSASLIAEDPTLLLVPAGMVPFKPYFLGQRTPPHATATSVQKCIRTKDIEEVGKTSRHATFFQMLGNFSFGDYFKERAIPLAWELVTTPVEEGGFGIDPERLWVTVYLDDDEAAEIWRDKVGVRPERIQRMGKEENYWDMGVPGPCGPCSEIFYDRGPEYGAEGGPEADENRYIEIWNLVFMQYERGEGSGKDYPILGELPKKNIDTGLGLERLAAVLQGVDNIYETDIIGRVLHRAAELTGTRYGDDEQQDVMLRVVADHVRSAVMLVGDGVRPGNEKAGYVLRRILRRSIRNLRLLSGTDASFLHELTEVSIDAMKDIYPDLLDKAQVIFGVIDTEEKNFADTLRSGTALFNRAAERTRAAGGSTFSGADAFQLHDTYGFPIDLTLEMAAEQGLQVDEDAFTELMTRQKETAKRDAKAKKLGNADISVYARLLDTSGATEFLGYTDHEGEARVLGLIVDGEAVGAARAGDQVEIVLDRTPFYGESGGQLADKGVIEADGRGVADIDDVQKPLPGLFVHRGTVRSGELVLDDTVRAAIDTDRRASVSRSHSATHLIHSALRNALGPSAGQAGSENRPGRLRFDFTAERALGEAELAEVEEEVNTVLAGDIQVRDFQTSLDEALKMGALAMFGEKYGDRVRVVEMSDYSRELCGGTHVGATGQLGVVKLLGESSIGSGVRRVEAAVGIDAFRRLSKESLLVGQLSEQLKTPREELPERIDAMVTRLRAAEKEIERLRAERVLQAAADLAAGARETAGALLVVHRAEDGATGDDLRRLALDVRGRLDADRPVVVAVAGVPKDRPVVVVAANKAANQRGLKAGELVGVAARELGGGGGGKPDVAQGGGTDAGAVDRALSAVEARVATSA, via the coding sequence ATGGAGACGGCAGAAATCGCGCGCCGCTTCCTCGCATTCTTCGAGAAGAACGGACACACCGTCGTCCCCTCCGCGAGCCTGATCGCGGAGGACCCCACTCTGCTGCTGGTCCCGGCCGGCATGGTGCCGTTCAAGCCCTACTTCCTGGGGCAGCGCACGCCCCCGCACGCCACCGCGACCAGCGTGCAGAAGTGCATCCGGACCAAGGACATCGAGGAGGTCGGCAAGACCTCCCGGCACGCCACCTTCTTCCAGATGCTCGGCAACTTCTCCTTCGGCGACTACTTCAAGGAGCGGGCCATCCCGCTGGCCTGGGAACTGGTCACCACCCCGGTCGAGGAGGGCGGCTTCGGCATCGACCCGGAGCGGCTGTGGGTCACCGTCTACCTCGACGACGACGAGGCCGCCGAGATCTGGCGGGACAAGGTCGGCGTCCGCCCGGAGCGCATCCAGCGCATGGGCAAGGAGGAGAACTACTGGGACATGGGGGTCCCCGGCCCCTGCGGCCCCTGCTCGGAGATCTTCTACGACCGCGGCCCGGAGTACGGCGCCGAGGGCGGCCCGGAGGCCGACGAGAACCGCTACATCGAGATCTGGAACCTCGTCTTCATGCAGTACGAGCGGGGCGAGGGGTCCGGCAAGGACTACCCGATCCTCGGCGAGCTGCCGAAGAAGAACATCGACACCGGCCTGGGCCTGGAGCGCCTCGCCGCGGTCCTGCAGGGCGTCGACAACATCTACGAGACCGACATCATCGGCCGCGTGCTGCACCGGGCCGCCGAGCTCACCGGCACCCGCTACGGCGACGACGAGCAGCAGGACGTCATGCTCCGGGTGGTCGCCGACCACGTGCGCAGCGCGGTCATGCTGGTCGGCGACGGGGTCCGGCCCGGCAACGAGAAGGCCGGCTACGTGCTGCGCCGCATCCTCCGCCGGTCCATCCGCAACCTGCGGCTGCTCTCCGGCACCGACGCCTCCTTCCTGCACGAGCTGACCGAGGTCAGCATCGACGCGATGAAGGACATCTACCCCGACCTGCTGGACAAGGCCCAGGTCATCTTCGGCGTCATCGACACCGAGGAGAAGAACTTCGCCGACACGCTGCGCTCCGGCACCGCCCTGTTCAACCGGGCCGCCGAGCGCACCCGCGCGGCCGGCGGGAGCACCTTCTCCGGCGCCGACGCCTTCCAGCTGCACGACACCTACGGCTTCCCCATCGACCTCACCCTGGAGATGGCCGCCGAACAGGGCCTCCAGGTCGACGAGGACGCCTTCACCGAGCTGATGACCCGGCAGAAGGAGACCGCCAAGCGCGACGCCAAGGCCAAGAAGCTCGGCAACGCCGACATCAGCGTCTACGCGCGGCTGCTGGACACCTCCGGCGCCACCGAGTTCCTCGGCTACACCGACCACGAGGGCGAGGCGCGCGTCCTCGGCCTGATCGTGGACGGCGAGGCGGTCGGCGCGGCCCGGGCCGGCGACCAGGTGGAGATCGTCCTGGACCGCACCCCGTTCTACGGCGAGTCCGGCGGCCAGCTCGCCGACAAGGGCGTGATCGAGGCCGACGGCCGCGGCGTCGCCGACATCGACGATGTGCAGAAGCCGCTGCCGGGCCTGTTCGTGCACCGCGGCACGGTGCGCAGCGGCGAGCTCGTGCTGGACGACACCGTCCGCGCGGCCATCGACACCGACCGCCGCGCCTCGGTCTCCCGCTCGCACTCGGCGACCCACCTCATCCACTCCGCGCTCCGCAACGCGCTGGGCCCCTCCGCCGGGCAGGCCGGCTCGGAGAACCGGCCGGGCCGGCTCCGCTTCGACTTCACCGCCGAGCGCGCGCTCGGCGAGGCCGAGCTGGCCGAGGTCGAGGAGGAGGTCAACACCGTCCTGGCCGGCGACATCCAGGTGCGCGACTTCCAGACCTCGCTGGACGAGGCGCTCAAGATGGGCGCGCTGGCCATGTTCGGCGAGAAGTACGGAGACCGGGTCCGGGTCGTCGAGATGAGCGACTACTCCCGCGAGCTGTGCGGCGGCACGCACGTCGGCGCCACCGGCCAGCTCGGCGTGGTCAAGCTGCTCGGCGAGTCCTCGATCGGCTCCGGCGTGCGCCGGGTGGAGGCGGCCGTCGGCATCGACGCTTTCCGCCGGCTGTCCAAGGAGTCCCTCCTGGTCGGTCAGCTCTCCGAGCAGCTCAAGACGCCGCGCGAGGAGCTCCCCGAGCGGATCGACGCGATGGTCACCCGGCTGCGCGCCGCGGAGAAGGAGATCGAGCGGCTGCGCGCCGAGCGGGTGCTGCAGGCCGCCGCGGACCTGGCCGCCGGCGCTCGGGAGACCGCCGGGGCACTGCTGGTCGTGCACCGCGCCGAGGACGGCGCCACCGGCGACGACCTGCGCAGGCTCGCCCTGGACGTGCGCGGCCGGCTGGACGCCGACCGTCCCGTGGTGGTCGCGGTGGCCGGCGTGCCCAAGGACCGCCCGGTCGTGGTGGTCGCCGCGAACAAGGCCGCCAACCAGCGCGGCCTCAAGGCCGGAGAGCTGGTCGGCGTGGCCGCCCGCGAGCTCGGCGGCGGTGGCGGCGGCAAGCCCGACGTCGCGCAGGGCGGCGGCACCGACGCCGGCGCCGTGGACCGCGCGCTGAGCGCGGTCGAAGCGCGCGTCGCGACCTCCGCCTAG
- a CDS encoding DUF948 domain-containing protein: MLTGGELAALIAAVVWTVLVAFLCVALVKLTRLLSETTKVVREFGERSRPLLEDVAATVERTDASLERVEEITANVATTTEDLSTMTALTRSVVTGPLVKLASFSYGVRRVMGQRKALALVRTRRRRERR, translated from the coding sequence ATGCTGACCGGAGGAGAGCTCGCCGCCCTCATCGCGGCGGTGGTCTGGACCGTCCTGGTGGCCTTCCTGTGCGTGGCCCTGGTGAAGCTGACCCGCCTGCTCTCCGAGACCACCAAGGTGGTCCGGGAGTTCGGCGAGCGCTCCCGGCCGCTGCTGGAGGACGTCGCCGCGACGGTCGAGCGCACCGACGCCTCGCTGGAGCGCGTCGAGGAGATCACCGCGAACGTGGCCACCACGACCGAGGACCTGTCCACCATGACGGCGCTGACCCGCTCGGTGGTGACCGGGCCGCTGGTGAAGCTGGCCTCCTTCTCCTACGGGGTGCGGCGGGTCATGGGGCAGCGCAAGGCGCTCGCCCTGGTGCGCACCCGGCGGAGGAGGGAGCGGCGATGA